One part of the Vitis riparia cultivar Riparia Gloire de Montpellier isolate 1030 chromosome 15, EGFV_Vit.rip_1.0, whole genome shotgun sequence genome encodes these proteins:
- the LOC117932734 gene encoding O-acyltransferase WSD1-like: MAKSIPNLFGTKTGSVLCLKVPSRMTIWFSNVVGPQEEIAFFGHPIAYIAPSCFGQPNALMIHVVSYVDKMNIILSVDESTVPDPHQLFDDLEESFNLIKNAVMARD; encoded by the exons ATGGCTAAGTCAATTCCCAACTTATTTGGCACTAAG ACAGGAAGCGTTCTATGCCTCAAAGTCCCCTCTCGTATGACAATATGGTTCTCAAATGTAGTTGGACCCCAAGAAGAAATTGCCTTCTTTGGCCATCCAATAGCCTACATTGCTCCAAGTTGTTTTGGTCAACCCAAC GCATTGATGATTCATGTGGTGAGCTATGTGGATAAAATGAATATCATTCTATCAGTTGATGAAAGTACAGTCCCTGATCCTCACCAGCTTTTTGATGACCTTGAAGAGTCTTTCAAC